The genomic DNA GATgtgaagatggagccaggctcacTTCAGTGGTGCCCATTGACAAGAAAAGAAGCAGTGAGTACAAACTGGAATACAGGAGTCTCCATCTGAATATCAGGTAGCTTTTGTATCGTACGGttgactgagcactggcacagtcTGCCTAGAAAGTTTGTTAAATCGCCTCTTTGTAGATATTCAGAAGCTCTCTGGATACGGTCCTGGGCAACTTGCTCTGAATAGCCCTGCTTGAATTGGGTGTTTGgacagatgacctccagaggccccttccaacctcaaccattctgtgagaTCACAACAGGCTGGAGAATATAGGATTAACCATGTGGGGTTTGTATTTTACCTTGTGGTAAAGCTCCGGAGCAATTCTCATATATAAATTCATATCAAGCTCGTTATGGTATGTGATAAAAGGTCTTGCCATGGCTCCACCTGGAATTATATTCATCATAGGAGTTTCAATCTGTAAAATAGtaacaaaataacagaatttaACACTGACATAAACATTTCCAGGCTCCTCCTCAATACCTACCGTGCTTTCATCCTTTGAGTATTTCTGTTTCCACAGCAGAACTCcgtaaaacaagaaaaccaaccaaccacagCTAGCCCTGATGAAAAAATCTCTGCATTTCATTTAGTCTTTGACATTCCAGCATATGAAAACAATTCTGTAGTCAAGGCCATTTCTCCCATGAAGTcaataataatacaaagaaTATACACTATCAACTACGAGAGAAAGAGACTTACATGTAAGTTCAACATCAAATTCAGGGAAAGAAGAACCTGACAGgcaagtaagaaaataaagatgaccTTTGTAAAAATGGAATGACAGAATGATTTACAAATCAAACCTCAGCCCCGTACTCAGAGTACAGGTGAAAGTGGCAAAACAATACAAGCAGCTGCTCCTTTATAAGTCTGCTCAAGTGATAAGAATGATTTTCTAATTGATTCTGTGGGAGATACGCTATTTAATCTGCTGTGCTGACCTACAGGCTTGGCCTACACATCAGCATAAAGAACTTCAGGATGCCAGCTATATCCTCATACCTCACTACCAACAACAATTAATCTCCTGTTAATAACCTCAAATCATGAAAACAAGTATTTCATAATTCACGACAGAACTGTTAATAGCAGTGCAGAAGAGGAACTACAGCGAGACTCAGGGCTTCTGGGAAAGAACAAAGATCAGGGCAAAACCAGAAGTTGACGTGTGATAACGACAGAACAAGAACGCAGCTAGAACTTGAAAAAGAGGAGGAACCTcctaaaatatgtattaatataGGTCTCTAAGTATTTTGGGTTTCTCCAAACACATCTGCACTATATATCAGACTGAGCTTCAGAGAACGGAAAGCAGTGAGCATGCCAGACAGTACCGGAATCAGAAATGCAGTTTAACTTTGGAGCATTGAACTGACTGCAAACAAGCCCTGACAGTAACCTGAAGAGCACGGTACAATACCTATGTACCTATGTACAGTTCGGatgtatttttctcaaaacCAAGTGAGTATCTGCCCGTGGTATGACACTACATCATGCCATATGGACACTAATGACTCAGCATTGACTCATGCATCTTTAGATTGCTGACGATTCCCTGACTCctctgccttttattttgttcatgtaTTTACACTTCACATAAATTGAGAAGGACTCTCATGGTTCTCTTTCATCAAATTATTGTCAAAATAGTATAATTTGTAAGTACtagattaaaagcaaaaaaaataaaaattaaaaaaaaatcaaagaaagattttaaagcCTTTACATGGCAAGACAGAGATGACATAGCACAGGTTCAGACTGCTTCATCCTTCCTCTGCTCTCAAAAAACTCCAGTGGCAGACTTTGCAGATTCGGCTGATAAACTCGTAATGGAACTATATTATGTCAAAATGCCATTGCAAAGATGTCAGTTCTACCTTATACTACTGAAATAAGGAAAAGACAACAGCAGTTTGAAGTACTACCttcataaatgttttctgaatcaCAGGCTACCAACTGAGCAATAGTCGTAACtttaaaaagagggaaaataaaacagctcctGTTACATGAAACTGATAAACATACTGTGTTGAGGTAATTGCTCTCACTCTATAAATATTTCACATGTGAGCCTGAATATACAGTATCCCTGAAGCTGAGAAGCCCCAAACACATTGAGTATacagacagaaataaacaataaaGCCTTACCTCTAAGAAGCCCAATTCATCTAGAAAGCTCCGGATATATGTCACAATCTTTGCACGGGTTATAAATTTTTGCCTCACATAATCATTAAGAATTAAATCCAAGTATCTCTGACGATACCTAGTTTcctgaaaagaacaaatatttttagaacAAGCTAGTCAAAATGTactgccaaagaaaaaaagtaccaaAACAAGATGAATGGCTCTTTGTTCACTGATACCATCAGCAGATCTGAACGGATGACCTTTTATAACTACCTGTCAAATCACCTCCAAGAGTCACAGGTACGGCAGGTACCTTACCTTATCTTTAAGGCCAAAGTGAAGATGAGGCAACATGTGCAGGCATGGAGATAACAGAGTTATTTCGTAAGGAATAATACTCAGTTcccctttctttgttttcccaggaTTTCCTTCTACACCAATTATGTCCCCACGACGCAGCTTGTTGttaatacagaaatattcttCCTCAGATTTGTAAAGTctgtaattacaaaaaaaaaaaaaaaaaaaaaaagaaaaaaagtaagtagTTTTGCTTCAAGTTCAACATTCCAACTGTCCTGCAAGTCTCTCCTCAGGCCAaattcttaaaaacaagaatTCTTCTAATAAGGAAGCCATACATAACAGCCTAAGCAAAACACTACCTGCCTACCTAAGACAATCCCTAGCCGAACAGCTTAGCTCAGGTGATGCCCAAATCCAAACTGGATGCCCAAATACACATTTCTAAGTCCTAGAGAACAGTTCAATTTAGAATGCTACTGTGAATATTTCTACTTACCTGGAATTTGCCATGACCTGCAACTTGACTCCTTCACCACGAAGATCATAGAAAATCAGCTTCCCTCCAGAGGCACGCTTTGCGTGGATTCGACCTAAACACCAAAAGCATGCAGAACACTGAGAAACATGTCCCTAACAGAAGGACACAAGGGCAAAAGCTACAATATTACCACCAACCATAAAAAAGACCGTCAGTTCTGAACTGATCACTAAATGTGGAAGAGAAGCGGTTAAAATCTTAAAACTAACATGACTACAGAAAAGTTCACGTGAGCTTTGAGTCCTGAAGCCAAAATCACAATCTAATGTTATACTTGTAAGGTAAGTTGCAACAATCCACTCAGTCTGAAAGCCTGTCCTAAATAGTATAACGCTGCTACAGACTTAGCTTGACTAAGAGGATCAGCAAAATTTGAAAACAGACCACCCCATCTCTAAAACCAGCTAGGACTTAGCTCTGAAAATCAACAGGCCATCCTTCTGTATTCCAGATTAGCTTTTACCTGCCACTCTCACTGTAATGTCTGTCAGGTGATCTCCTGGCTGCAAGTGACTGTATTTCTCTATGAAATCTGAGAGAGATACGTCTACGTGGAACTTGTGGGGATAAGGATCTTCATTagtgccctgcagctgctggattgCATGGCTACGGATCTTGTAATATTGCTGTAACAAGAAACAAGCAAGATCGAATGATCTTATTAGAAtcttaaagcattttacaaGTTAAAACACTGCTACCCTGACTTAGGAATATgtatctcctctcctctccccccccccttttaacCATTTAGTTCATTctgaataaaaatcaaatgtagATCAACAATATTTATTCTCAAAACAGTAATAAGCACATGTCCAGATTCTCACATTTGGATCCAAGTTTTCCTCATCAGCACCAACGTTATTCTCAGAGTCAGAAGTCAAGGAAGGCTTATTTGAATGCTTTTCACTTTGCTCTTTCTGCTTTGCCtctttttcagctatttttctttcagccttcAAACGCCTCTTCAGCTCActgtaaaacagaaggaaaacagatgcaGCAGGTACTTTGCTACTTGTATGGGGAAGCACTTTGCCAGATTCTGCCAAAACCTTACTGTAAAAATAGCCCCATCATTTCCCTTACTGTGGCCAAAAGTCAAAATAATACTTAAGCGTATTTAAgtgtttccttctctgaaggCTTTTAGTTCATTCCTTAAGAGATACAAATACTCAGAGAAAACTAAAGCTGAATTAAGTATTGCGTAGACAGACCTTGAGGACGTGTTCCCTGCGAGCCCCAGGATCCTCTGCAGGCCCCCTTATACGAGCCTTCATAGAAGCAGAGCTACCCCACGCGGCAGGTAAGTGAAATGAGTTAAAAGTCAGGTTAAAGTCACCGGTTAAAGTCAGGCTCTGCTTCAGACTCCCGCTTCCGCCTTCGCGGCCCGCTCCCCGTGGAGCGcagggcaccacagcccccggccccgccggccgGAACTTCATGAGGAAAGAGGTGGGCCCGGCCAGATCGCAAAGCACCGACCTGCTTTGGTCATGAAGTGCCTGGCGCCATCGGAGCGCGGGCGCGGCCCTCCAGGCCCAGCCGCGGAGCCGCGCAGCGGCAGGCCTCAGCATGGCGCGCTCCAACGGATCACCTGGCGGCACACGCCGGACGTTcgctcagctcagctcagctcagctcagctcagctcagctcagcatCGCCTCAGTTGCCCTGCCCGCCCACCCTCACTTTTTACTGAGGCGCGGCTCAACGTCCCCCACGTCGCAACCCCGCTCCGCTGCGGCCGCCATCTTCGCTCCTCCCGCGGCGCTTCCGGTGGCGCGGCGCCTGCGCGCCGGCGGGCAGCGATGGCGGCGCGCGGGAAAGCGGAGGCAGGGCGCTCGCGGCAGCTGTTCCTGTGGGACGACGGGAGGCCGATGCGCTTCTACGTGCGGCCCGGGCTGACCAAGCTGCGCCTGGCGCCCCTGCTGctggcgggcggcgggcggctgTGCCGCATCCAGGAGCCGGACGCCGTGCTCCTGGCGCAGGCCGGCGAGCAGGCGCCCGGCGGGGCCGTCTCCGCCGAGTACGTGACGGAGTGCATAAAGCGCAACCAGCGCCTGCCGCTGGAGCCCTTCCGGCtgcccgccgcgccgcccccgccgcccgccgcctcGCCGCGCGGCCGCCTCGCCTTCACGGAGGCGGAGGACGCGGCGCTGCTGCAGGCCGTGCGCGGGCGGGGCGGGAGGCGGGTGGGCGGCAGGGCGCTGTGGAAGGAGCTGGAGCGGGCCGGCCTGACGCGGCACTCCTGGCAGGCCATGCGCGACCGCTACCTGCGGCACTTGAGGCCGCTGCGCGGGGGTGAGCAGGGGGCGGCCGATGGGGCCcggggggagcggcggcggcggcggcccgggCCCGGCAGCCATCGCCCGTCTCTTCCCGCAGAGCCCAAGCAGGCGGAGGAGGAGCGCGCACGAGGCATGGGCATTTTCGAGGCAGCGAATCGGGAGTTTGAAAGCGACGAGGTGAGCGTtggcggccggcggcggggccgcagCCGCTGCTGTGCCGCTGAGGGCGAGCTGCGCGCGGCAGCCCTGGCTGCCACGGAGCGGCTTCCCCATGCTGTAGCTCGGTTAAATTCTTGGTTTGCTTTGCACCGTGATACCCCTTCTGCTATGGCGAAATGGGAGCTTCGTGTGAGCTGTGAGCTATGTGGCTTGCGGTGAGCAGCATCTCACTGCAGCACGTGCAGTAGGACCTGTTCGTGTAACTTGATTCTCTGCCCAAAGTTCGGCTGAGGAGGTTATCGTGACTGTTACATGCTATGATGTGTCGAGAGCTGTATTGGCAGCTTTTACCTTGGGCATAAAATGTTCGCGCGGTTGCACTAATGtttatctttgctttttgtgcttAGGTTGTTCAAatggggaggtttaggctggatattgggaaaaggtttttcacccagagggtggtcgggcactggaacaggctccctagggaagtggtcacagcactgagtctgccagagttcaagaagcgtcTGTAAAACACTCAAGACACGTGGTCTGTTTTTTTGGGGGCTGGTCTTGTAGGAACccagaagttggactcgatgatccttgtgggtcccttccaactcagatagTCTATGATCCTTTGAAATACTCCCTTACATGTCTTGCTTTTCTGTGATCTTGTATATCATTGTTAACATACATCGCTTCACTTCAGTCACTGAATTTTGATGTGTCCACTAATTAGAGAGTGTCTTTATATGTTCTAGAAAGTCATGGTGGAAGATACTGATCACAGGGTAGCAGTAATAACAGAAGCTTGCTGGGAAATATACCTAACTGATGATTTCTCTTACTTTTAGTCGGAAAGTGACACCTCAGATGCTTTAGAAGAACTTCCTACACAAGTTGGAGGGGGAAAGCCTCCAGGTGAAACAGCATCTGGTTTGGAGACTGGGATGGAGGACTGTGCTTTCCCTGGCACTCAGTTACAAAGGGAAGACAGACCAAGAAGCACTTGCTCTTCTTCCAGTGTGGTGGGAGAAGTAGTGAAAACTATGCGGCACTTCATGGAAAGGTTTAACGTGGACCTGTTCACTGTTACACAGGCCTTTCTGAAAAACACTGGTGAAGTGGAGACTACATCATACTTTCTGCAGACAGGGCAGCGTTTGGATGGATACCCCGTGTGGAGCAGAGAGGACGATTTAGAATTGCAAAAGGATGATGAGCATGTTAGAAGTAAATTGATAGCAAAATTTGGAGCTGAAAATGTAGCAAAGCGAGTAGCATTTAGGAGAAGTTAGTAAAGTAGGTGGAAATGACTGTTCTGTTACAGTGGTAAGAACTTAATAAAAGCAAGgtcatttcagaaatgcagatgtGATGGAGAATGTTATATTGTTCTAAAGTtccagaaatgctttaaaataacttttataaaTGGCTgattttgtgtttggtttttttttaaatgcagagcaTACTGAACatttaaaagtagaaaacaatGAAGAGAGAAATCCTATCCAGTATTAAGTTTTCTTAGTGAAAGTTTGCTTTAGACTGTATATTTACTATATAAGCCATCTGACAGTTTGGCCTGTATTTTACTGTATGTAGTGGATTTTGAATGAGGTTGGCTCCAAAGTGAGACAGACTCTCATTTAATACTGAAACTGCTGTCTTATTAGTACACGATATCAACCTCCTTTCTGTTACGTGTATCACTTCAGAATGCTGTGGATGATCATCTAGGAACGTACTCTGCCAGCTGTTGTCACTACCTTATGTTTTTGTTAATGGACCTTGATTAGTAGCTGACATGCAGAAATGATACCAGTGAAAATGTAACTGTCCAAAACGAGGGTTAAGAGCATGTTAGAAAATGTGTTTGAGGTGCTCAGtcttataaataaatgctgagaTCTGGGAATGACCAAAACGTTCACCAGGACATTATAATACTGTCTCATGGTTACAGAGACCTCAGTTAAAATCTCAAGCAAGTGTGCAGTCATCTCAATTTTTGTTAACAACTTTCAACAGGTATTTTCCATTGCTAATATTGCAGGatttgtttaataataatacatttacCATCTGTCCTTGTGATTTCAAAAAACTGTTAGTTCTCCCCCAATTACAGGTTGAAGAGTCCCAAGTCTTCAGTCTAGGCAAAGTAGCACTTCTGCTTAGACTGACCATGCAGTCTAGCTTGAAAAAGTAGACCAGCTTTCGGGGTCATATGCTGTAGTTCTGTCTAGCTGTATTCCTCTCAGACttgaagttaaaaatgttttagttgtgTAATGTCTGAGCAAGATAGAAAATAATGTCTGATATATGGtcataatctgaaaaaaatcagtacgTACAGCTTGAAATTGTGTTCTGGTCTCCATTATTATTTGAACAATCAGCTGGGCACTAGTCATTTATAACTCCTCTTAATCTGGAATTAGGTCATCCTTTTAGTGAAGTAAAATGGGGTTATAAAAGCAAaggttgattttta from Anas acuta chromosome 10, bAnaAcu1.1, whole genome shotgun sequence includes the following:
- the KARS1 gene encoding lysine--tRNA ligase isoform X2 encodes the protein MAAAAERGCDVGDVEPRLSKNELKRRLKAERKIAEKEAKQKEQSEKHSNKPSLTSDSENNVGADEENLDPNQYYKIRSHAIQQLQGTNEDPYPHKFHVDVSLSDFIEKYSHLQPGDHLTDITVRVAGRIHAKRASGGKLIFYDLRGEGVKLQVMANSRLYKSEEEYFCINNKLRRGDIIGVEGNPGKTKKGELSIIPYEITLLSPCLHMLPHLHFGLKDKETRYRQRYLDLILNDYVRQKFITRAKIVTYIRSFLDELGFLEIETPMMNIIPGGAMARPFITYHNELDMNLYMRIAPELYHKMVVVGGLDRVYEIGRQFRNEGIDLTHNPEFTTCEFYMAYADYHDLMEITEKLLSGMVKHITGSYKITYHPDGQDGQAYEIDFTLPFRRISMVDELEKVLGVKFPSAESFETEETRRFFDDLCVARNVECPPPRTTARLLDRLVGEFLEVTCINPTFICDHPQIMSPLAKWHRTHRGLTERFELFVMKKEVCNAYTELNDPFRQRQLFEDQAKAKAAGDDEAMFIDENFCTALEYGLPPTAGWGMGIDRFAMFLTDSSNIKEVLLFPAMKPEDKRKEAQPEQPAEGTSV
- the KARS1 gene encoding lysine--tRNA ligase isoform X1, with amino-acid sequence MLRPAAARLRGWAWRAAPALRWRQALHDQSSELKRRLKAERKIAEKEAKQKEQSEKHSNKPSLTSDSENNVGADEENLDPNQYYKIRSHAIQQLQGTNEDPYPHKFHVDVSLSDFIEKYSHLQPGDHLTDITVRVAGRIHAKRASGGKLIFYDLRGEGVKLQVMANSRLYKSEEEYFCINNKLRRGDIIGVEGNPGKTKKGELSIIPYEITLLSPCLHMLPHLHFGLKDKETRYRQRYLDLILNDYVRQKFITRAKIVTYIRSFLDELGFLEIETPMMNIIPGGAMARPFITYHNELDMNLYMRIAPELYHKMVVVGGLDRVYEIGRQFRNEGIDLTHNPEFTTCEFYMAYADYHDLMEITEKLLSGMVKHITGSYKITYHPDGQDGQAYEIDFTLPFRRISMVDELEKVLGVKFPSAESFETEETRRFFDDLCVARNVECPPPRTTARLLDRLVGEFLEVTCINPTFICDHPQIMSPLAKWHRTHRGLTERFELFVMKKEVCNAYTELNDPFRQRQLFEDQAKAKAAGDDEAMFIDENFCTALEYGLPPTAGWGMGIDRFAMFLTDSSNIKEVLLFPAMKPEDKRKEAQPEQPAEGTSV
- the TERF2IP gene encoding telomeric repeat-binding factor 2-interacting protein 1 isoform X2, whose translation is MAARGKAEAGRSRQLFLWDDGRPMRFYVRPGLTKLRLAPLLLAGGGRLCRIQEPDAVLLAQAGEQAPGGAVSAEYVTECIKRNQRLPLEPFRLPAAPPPPPAASPRGRLAFTEAEDAALLQAVRGRGGRRVGGRALWKELERAGLTRHSWQAMRDRYLRHLRPLRGEPKQAEEERARGMGIFEAANREFESDESESDTSDALEELPTQVGGGKPPGETASGLETGMEDCAFPGTQLQREDRPRSTCSSSSVVGEVVKTMRHFMERFNVDLFTVTQAFLKNTGEVETTSYFLQTGQRLDGYPVWSREDDLELQKDDEHVRSKLIAKFGAENVAKRVAFRRS
- the TERF2IP gene encoding telomeric repeat-binding factor 2-interacting protein 1 isoform X1, translating into MAARGKAEAGRSRQLFLWDDGRPMRFYVRPGLTKLRLAPLLLAGGGRLCRIQEPDAVLLAQAGEQAPGGAVSAEYVTECIKRNQRLPLEPFRLPAAPPPPPAASPRGRLAFTEAEDAALLQAVRGRGGRRVGGRALWKELERAGLTRHSWQAMRDRYLRHLRPLRGGEQGAADGARGERRRRRPGPGSHRPSLPAEPKQAEEERARGMGIFEAANREFESDESESDTSDALEELPTQVGGGKPPGETASGLETGMEDCAFPGTQLQREDRPRSTCSSSSVVGEVVKTMRHFMERFNVDLFTVTQAFLKNTGEVETTSYFLQTGQRLDGYPVWSREDDLELQKDDEHVRSKLIAKFGAENVAKRVAFRRS